In Acidimicrobiales bacterium, the following are encoded in one genomic region:
- the leuC gene encoding 3-isopropylmalate dehydratase large subunit: MAARTLSEKIWDAHVVHRAQGQPDVLYVDLHLVHEVTSPQAFDGLRMAGRTVRRPDLTVATEDHNVPTLDIDRPIADPISRKQVEVLRANTDEFGIVEHPMGSSGQGIVHVIGPEQGLTLPGMTIVCGDSHTATHGAFGALAFGIGTSEVEHVLATQTLHQHVPGTMAVEVEGTLPDGVTAKDLILAIIGRIGTGGGIGSVIEYRGEAIRGLSMEGRMTVCNMSIEAGAKAGLIAPDDTTFAYLEGRAHAPTGREWEEALDHWRSLPTDEGATFDKVVTIDGSVLRPYVSWGTNPGQVVELSGKVPSPDEFADASGRDAAERALEYMGLSAGTAIRDIPVDTVFIGSCTNSRIEDLRAAAEVAAGRRIKDGMRAMVVPGSFQVKRQAEREGLHDVFTAAGFEWREPGCSMCLAMNPDKLAPGERAASTSNRNFEGRQGKGGRTHLVSPAVAAATAIAGTFAAPGDLD; encoded by the coding sequence ATGGCCGCCAGGACCCTGAGCGAGAAGATCTGGGACGCCCACGTCGTCCACCGGGCACAAGGGCAGCCCGACGTCCTCTACGTCGACCTCCACCTCGTCCACGAGGTCACCTCCCCGCAGGCCTTCGACGGACTGCGCATGGCGGGGCGCACGGTGCGTCGGCCCGACCTCACCGTGGCCACCGAGGACCACAACGTGCCCACGCTCGACATCGACCGGCCGATCGCCGATCCGATCTCGCGCAAGCAGGTCGAGGTGCTGCGGGCCAACACCGACGAGTTCGGGATCGTCGAGCACCCGATGGGCTCGTCCGGCCAGGGCATCGTCCACGTCATCGGGCCGGAGCAGGGCCTCACCCTGCCGGGCATGACGATCGTCTGCGGTGACAGCCACACCGCGACCCACGGCGCCTTCGGGGCGCTGGCCTTCGGGATCGGGACCAGCGAGGTCGAGCACGTCCTCGCCACCCAGACGCTGCACCAGCACGTGCCCGGCACGATGGCCGTCGAGGTCGAGGGCACGCTCCCCGACGGCGTCACCGCCAAGGACCTCATCCTGGCGATCATCGGGCGCATCGGCACCGGGGGCGGCATCGGCTCGGTGATCGAGTACCGCGGCGAGGCGATCCGCGGCCTGTCGATGGAGGGCCGCATGACGGTGTGCAACATGTCGATCGAGGCCGGGGCCAAGGCGGGCCTCATCGCGCCCGACGACACCACGTTCGCCTACCTCGAGGGCCGGGCCCACGCCCCGACGGGGCGCGAGTGGGAGGAGGCCCTCGACCACTGGCGCAGCCTGCCCACCGACGAGGGCGCCACCTTCGACAAGGTCGTGACCATCGACGGTTCCGTCCTGAGGCCCTACGTCTCGTGGGGCACCAACCCCGGCCAGGTCGTCGAGCTGAGCGGGAAGGTCCCGTCCCCCGACGAGTTCGCCGACGCCTCGGGGCGCGACGCCGCCGAACGGGCCCTCGAGTACATGGGCCTGTCCGCAGGCACGGCCATCCGCGACATCCCCGTCGACACGGTGTTCATCGGCTCGTGCACCAACTCCCGGATCGAGGACCTCCGCGCCGCCGCCGAGGTCGCCGCCGGACGGCGGATCAAGGACGGCATGCGGGCCATGGTCGTGCCCGGCTCGTTCCAGGTGAAGCGCCAGGCGGAGCGCGAAGGCCTCCACGACGTCTTCACCGCCGCCGGCTTCGAGTGGCGCGAACCCGGGTGCTCGATGTGCCTCGCCATGAACCCCGACAAGCTGGCCCCCGGCGAGCGGGCCGCCTCGACCTCCAACCGCAACTTCGAAGGCCGGCAGGGCAAGGGCGGGCGCACCCACCTCGTGTCCCCCGCCGTGGCCGCCGCCACCGCCATCGCCGGCACGTTCGCCGCTCCCGGCGACCTCGACTGA
- the serA gene encoding phosphoglycerate dehydrogenase — MARILVTEAIADGGLDRLRAAGHTVDVREGLSPDELLAAVPGAHALIIRSATQVSAEVLAAAGDLVVVGRAGIGLDNVDVAAATERGVMVVNAPQSNILSAAEQTMALLLAQARNIPQAHAALVQGRWERSRWTGVELADKTLGVIGLGRIGKLVAQRAMAFGMRIVAHDPFVSPEMGRKMNIELVDLDTLMSVSDFVTIHVAKTPETLGLIDADRLARAKPGIRIINVARGGIVVEADLAAAIESGHVGGAALDVFATEPTTESPLFALPQVIVTPHLGASTHEAQDKAGDTIADMVELALAGEFVPFAVNVNAAEASETVRPFLSLAERLGALFAGLTGGVSDLEITYEGEIGGYDTRILTLSVLKGFFGRISDDPVSYVNAPKLAEEHGIGVMESATTTSHHYVNQIGIRSAGHSISGTLVGLEGEARLVGIDDHRIDVPPARHMLVVRNDDRPGMIGRVGTIMGEAGINIADMDVGQAATGESALMVLATGEATPVEVCDALRAVEGIVSVAALT; from the coding sequence ATGGCCCGCATCCTCGTCACCGAAGCCATCGCCGACGGCGGTCTCGACCGCCTCCGGGCCGCCGGCCACACCGTCGACGTCCGGGAGGGGCTGAGCCCCGACGAGCTCCTCGCCGCCGTCCCCGGAGCCCATGCGCTCATCATCCGCTCGGCCACGCAGGTCTCCGCCGAGGTCCTCGCCGCCGCCGGCGACCTGGTCGTGGTGGGCCGGGCCGGCATCGGGCTCGACAACGTCGACGTCGCCGCGGCCACCGAGCGCGGCGTGATGGTCGTCAACGCCCCGCAGTCGAACATCCTCTCGGCGGCCGAGCAGACCATGGCCCTGCTCCTGGCCCAGGCCCGCAACATCCCCCAGGCCCACGCCGCGCTGGTGCAGGGCCGCTGGGAGCGCAGCCGCTGGACGGGCGTCGAGCTGGCCGACAAGACCCTCGGGGTGATCGGTCTCGGCCGGATCGGCAAGCTCGTCGCCCAGCGGGCGATGGCCTTCGGCATGCGCATCGTGGCCCACGACCCGTTCGTCTCGCCCGAGATGGGGCGCAAGATGAACATCGAGCTCGTCGACCTCGACACCCTCATGTCGGTGAGCGACTTCGTCACCATCCACGTCGCCAAGACCCCCGAGACGCTCGGGCTCATCGACGCCGACCGCCTGGCCAGGGCAAAGCCGGGCATCCGCATCATCAATGTGGCCCGGGGCGGGATCGTCGTCGAGGCCGACCTCGCCGCCGCCATCGAGAGCGGGCACGTCGGCGGGGCCGCCCTCGACGTCTTCGCCACCGAGCCCACCACCGAGTCGCCCCTCTTCGCTCTGCCGCAGGTGATCGTCACCCCGCACCTCGGGGCCAGCACCCACGAGGCCCAGGACAAGGCCGGCGACACCATCGCCGACATGGTCGAGCTGGCCCTGGCTGGCGAGTTCGTGCCCTTCGCGGTGAACGTCAACGCCGCCGAGGCGAGCGAGACCGTGCGGCCCTTCCTCTCCCTCGCCGAGCGGCTCGGCGCGCTCTTCGCCGGTCTCACCGGCGGCGTGAGCGACCTCGAGATCACCTACGAGGGCGAGATCGGGGGCTACGACACCCGGATCCTGACGCTGTCGGTGCTCAAGGGCTTCTTCGGGCGCATCAGCGACGACCCGGTGAGCTACGTCAACGCCCCGAAGCTGGCCGAGGAGCACGGGATCGGGGTCATGGAGTCCGCCACGACGACCTCGCACCACTACGTGAACCAGATCGGCATCCGAAGTGCCGGCCACTCGATCTCCGGCACGCTCGTCGGCCTGGAGGGCGAGGCCCGTCTGGTGGGGATCGACGACCACCGCATCGACGTCCCGCCGGCGCGCCACATGCTCGTCGTGCGCAACGACGACCGTCCCGGGATGATCGGCCGGGTGGGCACGATCATGGGTGAGGCGGGCATCAACATCGCCGACATGGACGTCGGGCAGGCCGCCACCGGCGAGTCGGCGTTGATGGTCCTGGCCACCGGGGAGGCCACGCCGGTGGAGGTGTGCGACGCCCTCCGCGCCGTCGAGGGCATCGTGTCGGTGGCGGCGCTCACCTGA
- a CDS encoding 2-isopropylmalate synthase, with product MDTTPDPVRQVADDPNRLIIFDTTLRDGEQSPGIALDQGEKVEIAEQLARLGVDVIEAGFPIASQGDFESVQAIARSVVGPVVCGLSRTARKDIDRCWEAIEPAPRRRIHVFIATSETHMTHKLRMTPDQVKAEAGAAVAHARRYTEDVEFSPEDASRSDFDFMCEVLRIAVDNGATTLNIPDTVGYGIPEEYAKRLRDIRDIVPGDYVISTHCHNDLGLAVANSLAAVHTGARQVECAINGLGERAGNAALEEVVMALRTRADYFGGVDTAIRSEELARTSRLVSRLTGYPVQYNKAVVGRNAFAHEAGIHQHGVLTERTTYEIMDPAAVGQGESKIVMGKHSGRHALADTLKKMGYDLHGDALNQVFNRFKELADRKVELSDADLEALVAEEMGDTVRYAYQLSSIDAHGGSSTTPTATVVIDSDGEKLEATAEGDGMVDAACKAIKSATGIDGVLTDYTVTSVSGGVDALADVALRFEVDGMSMPGRGLSTDVVEASARAFLNAMNRIVRVRDSGEDPTAVDRPGSLRQR from the coding sequence ATGGACACCACCCCCGACCCCGTCCGCCAGGTCGCCGACGACCCGAACCGCCTGATCATCTTCGACACGACGCTCCGCGACGGCGAGCAGTCGCCCGGCATCGCGCTCGACCAGGGCGAGAAGGTCGAGATCGCCGAGCAGCTCGCCCGCCTCGGGGTCGACGTCATCGAGGCCGGGTTCCCCATCGCCAGCCAGGGCGACTTCGAGTCCGTGCAGGCGATCGCCCGATCCGTCGTCGGCCCGGTCGTGTGCGGGCTGTCCCGCACCGCCCGCAAGGACATCGACCGCTGCTGGGAGGCCATCGAGCCCGCTCCCCGGCGGCGCATCCACGTGTTCATCGCCACCAGCGAGACGCACATGACCCACAAGCTCCGGATGACCCCCGACCAGGTGAAGGCCGAAGCGGGCGCCGCGGTCGCCCATGCCCGCCGGTACACCGAGGACGTGGAGTTCTCCCCGGAGGACGCGTCGCGGTCGGACTTCGACTTCATGTGCGAGGTCCTCCGCATCGCCGTCGACAACGGGGCCACGACGTTGAACATCCCCGACACCGTGGGCTACGGCATCCCCGAGGAGTACGCCAAGCGGCTCCGCGACATCCGTGACATCGTCCCCGGCGACTACGTGATCTCGACCCACTGTCACAACGACCTCGGCCTGGCCGTGGCCAACTCGCTGGCCGCGGTGCACACCGGGGCCCGTCAGGTGGAGTGCGCCATCAACGGCCTCGGCGAGCGCGCCGGCAACGCCGCCCTCGAAGAGGTGGTCATGGCCCTGCGCACCCGGGCCGACTACTTCGGCGGTGTCGACACGGCCATCCGCTCCGAGGAGCTGGCCCGGACCAGCCGTCTGGTGAGCCGGCTCACCGGTTACCCGGTGCAGTACAACAAGGCGGTGGTGGGCCGCAACGCCTTCGCCCACGAGGCCGGCATCCACCAGCACGGCGTCCTCACCGAGCGCACGACCTACGAGATCATGGATCCGGCCGCGGTCGGGCAGGGCGAGTCCAAGATCGTCATGGGGAAGCACTCGGGACGCCACGCCCTGGCCGACACGCTGAAGAAGATGGGCTACGACCTGCACGGCGACGCCCTGAACCAGGTGTTCAACCGGTTCAAGGAGCTCGCCGACCGCAAGGTCGAGCTGAGCGACGCCGACCTCGAGGCGCTCGTCGCCGAGGAGATGGGCGACACCGTCCGCTACGCCTACCAGCTCAGCTCGATCGACGCCCACGGCGGGTCGAGCACGACGCCGACGGCGACGGTGGTCATCGACTCCGACGGCGAGAAGCTCGAGGCCACCGCCGAGGGTGACGGCATGGTCGACGCGGCCTGCAAGGCCATCAAGTCGGCCACCGGGATCGACGGTGTGCTCACCGACTACACCGTCACGTCGGTGAGCGGCGGGGTGGACGCCCTGGCCGACGTCGCCCTGCGCTTCGAGGTCGACGGCATGTCGATGCCGGGTCGGGGGCTGTCCACCGACGTCGTGGAGGCCTCGGCTCGGGCGTTCCTCAACGCCATGAACCGCATCGTGCGGGTCCGCGACTCGGGTGAGGACCCGACCGCGGTCGATCGCCCCGGCTCGCTGCGCCAGCGGTGA
- the leuD gene encoding 3-isopropylmalate dehydratase small subunit, translating into MDPVTTLTGTALPLDRSDVDTDQIIPSDWLKRVERTGFGQGLFSEWREDPEFVMNLPQFAGASILVAGENFGVGSSREHAVWSIVDYGFTAVVTPRFGDIFRNNATKNGLVPVVVSHEVGEQLLRAVEADPTLEITIDVATRRLSAPAIGLDVEFPLDEATQHRFLNGLDDIGITLANEDAITAYEATRPSWMPRSTPTEA; encoded by the coding sequence ATGGATCCCGTCACCACCCTGACCGGCACCGCCCTCCCCCTCGACCGCTCCGACGTCGACACCGACCAGATCATCCCGAGCGACTGGCTCAAGCGGGTCGAACGCACCGGCTTCGGCCAGGGGCTGTTCTCCGAATGGCGCGAGGACCCGGAGTTCGTGATGAACCTCCCGCAGTTCGCCGGCGCGTCGATCCTCGTCGCAGGGGAGAACTTCGGCGTCGGCTCGTCACGCGAGCACGCCGTCTGGTCGATCGTGGACTACGGCTTCACCGCCGTCGTCACGCCCCGCTTCGGCGACATCTTCCGCAACAACGCCACCAAGAACGGCCTCGTGCCGGTGGTGGTGAGCCACGAGGTGGGCGAGCAGCTCCTACGGGCCGTGGAGGCCGACCCGACGCTGGAGATCACCATCGACGTGGCGACCCGCCGGCTCTCGGCCCCGGCCATCGGGCTCGACGTCGAGTTCCCCCTCGACGAGGCCACGCAGCACCGCTTCCTCAACGGTCTCGACGACATCGGGATCACCCTCGCCAACGAGGACGCCATCACCGCCTACGAGGCCACCCGCCCGTCGTGGATGCCGAGGAGCACCCCCACCGAGGCGTGA
- a CDS encoding IclR family transcriptional regulator, producing MGSSVGGVGVIDKAVLLFDALEHGPSSLAELVEATGLSRATAHRLAVALESHGLVGRDDEGRFVLGSRLVSLGRAAARGHSLVEVADAAMAELRDATGESVQLYVREGDRRVCVAALESPHGLRTIVPVGARLPLGVGSGGRLLLPDAEVPTRGWVDSVGEREPGVASVSAPVLDPEGRILAVVSVSGPVERTTRAPGRRYGAAVVAAARRIELAARTV from the coding sequence GTGGGATCGAGTGTAGGTGGTGTCGGTGTCATCGACAAGGCGGTGCTCCTGTTCGACGCCCTCGAGCACGGGCCGTCCAGCCTCGCCGAGCTCGTGGAGGCCACCGGGCTGAGCCGTGCCACCGCGCACCGCCTGGCCGTCGCCCTCGAGAGCCACGGCCTGGTCGGTCGGGATGACGAGGGACGTTTCGTGCTCGGCAGCCGCCTCGTCTCGTTGGGCAGGGCGGCGGCTCGCGGCCATTCCCTCGTCGAGGTCGCCGACGCGGCCATGGCCGAGCTCCGCGACGCCACCGGCGAGAGCGTGCAGCTCTACGTCCGCGAGGGCGATCGTCGGGTCTGCGTCGCCGCTCTCGAGTCCCCGCACGGGCTGCGCACCATCGTCCCCGTCGGCGCCCGTCTCCCTCTGGGCGTCGGGTCCGGCGGGCGACTGCTCCTGCCCGACGCCGAGGTGCCGACCCGGGGCTGGGTCGACAGCGTGGGCGAGCGCGAACCGGGGGTGGCCTCGGTCAGCGCGCCGGTGCTCGACCCGGAGGGCAGGATCCTGGCGGTGGTGAGCGTCTCGGGACCGGTGGAGCGGACCACACGGGCTCCCGGTCGGCGCTACGGGGCCGCGGTGGTCGCCGCAGCCCGGCGCATCGAGCTCGCCGCCCGGACGGTGTGA